In the Lepus europaeus isolate LE1 chromosome 10, mLepTim1.pri, whole genome shotgun sequence genome, CACAGCATGGTCTCCCTGCAGCTCCACAAACACCCGAAGGTACTGGCTCCAGGGGCTGTGGGCAAGTGGAGGACGTGGCCCGGGCAACACTCACaggcctctgtcctctctcccagCCCCCCAAGTGCAAGGACTTTGTTCCCTTTGGGAGGGGCATCTGGGAGGACATGGAGCGCAGGTTCCCCGTGTATCCGCTGGACTTCACCGACGGTACGTGGCCCCGCAGCCCCTCCGGAGCTCCGCCTCTCGGGCCCCACATGCCCCTGTCCTGCATCCCCAGCTGACCCTGTGCCCCTCTGCCATTCCCAGGCATCATCGGGAAAAACAAGGCCGTGGGCAAATACATCACCACCACCCTGTTCCTCTACTTCGCCTGTCTCCTGCCCACCATCGCCTTCGGGTCCCTCAACGATGAGAACACGAACGGGGCCATTggtgaggggctggtgcctgtgggccgggcagggccctgggctgcGGTGCCCACCTGACCTCCCCCTCCACAGATGTGCAGAAGACCATAGCCGGGCAGAGCATCGGGGGGCTCCTGTACGCGCTCTTCTCGGGGCAGCCGCTGGTGATCCTGCTGACAACCGCGCCCCTGGCCATCTACACCCAGGGTGCAGTGGGGCTCGAGGCGGGAGCTGGTGCTCCAGGTGCCTGGCACTAGCCAGGCCCTGACGCCTGCCCTGCTCTGCCGCCACAGTGATCCGAGTCATCTGTGACGACTACAACCTGGACTTCAACTCCTTCTACGCGTGGACGGGCCTGTGGAACAGCTTCTTCCTGGCGCTCTATGCCTTCTTCAACCTCAGCCTGGTCATGAGTCTCTTTAAGAGGTGACGGAGCCTGCCCTGAGCTGCCGGGACTCTCCAGCCGGGCATCTGGGGCAGCCTCGAACCGGCCTCCGAGGCCCTGGCACccagggggctggggcccagggagccCCCAATCCCATTCCCGCCAGCAGCCCCCCGCCTCATGGTGCACATCACCTCCCACAGGTCCACAGAGGAGGTCATCGCCCTGTTCATTTCCAGCACGTTCGTGCTGGACGCCGTCAAGGGCATGGTCAAAAGTGAGTGTAGAGCCGCTGGCCGCCTGCTGCAGAGGGAGCCAGGCTGAGATGGGAAGCTTGGGGCTGTGGCTTGACTGGGGCAGTCTGGTCGTGGTTGGCAGAGAGTAGTGTCCCCGTGTGCTGGAGGGTGACAGGGCTGTCCCAGGTAGGAGGTGGGGCAAAGGCACTGGGCCAGGTGCCATGGGGTATCAcacgggacagggacagggacacagcAGGGGTGTAAGGAGGGTGGACGGGAGGCGCAGGGTGAGGtcctggcggggaggggcggTGCAGGGTAAGGTCCTGGCTAGCAGAGGAGGCCAGAgctctgctccccgccccccagaAGCCCTTTCTCCTTTCTGGACCCCTCTGCCACCACCCCGCCCCACAGGGCCCTTCCACCCCACTTCCCAGAGCCCAGATGGCTGAGGCTTGAGGTCTGTATCCACAGTCTTCTGGAAGTACTACTACGGGCACTCCCACCACACAAAACGGACTTCACCGCTGGGGAGCCTGCTGGGCACTGGCACCGCACTCAATGGCAGCCTCCATGCTGCCCTCAACAGCAGCCTCCTGGCCAGCCCCACGGAGCTGGCTGCGGGGGGCAGCCCTGGCGCCCAGCACTCCGGCCAGGCCACGGCAGTGCTCAGCCTGCTCATCATGCTGGGCACGCTCTGGCTGGGCTACACCCTGTACCAGTTCAAGAAGAGGTGAGAGGCCTCGGGTGAGGGCCAGGGCCACGTGGCCCCCAGGCCATGCTCATCTGGCCCCCCTGTCTACAGCCCCTACCTGCACCCCTACGTGCGTGAGATCCTGTCCGACTGTGCCCTGCCCATCGCGGTGCTCACCTTCTCCCTCATCAGCTCCTACGGCTTCCAGGAAATAGAGAGTGAGCTGGGATGGCACTGGGGTGGCGCGGGCTTGCTCCCCGGGGCTGCAGATTAAGCAGGAGCCTGTCTCTGCCACAGTGAGCAAGTTCCGCTACAACCCCAGCGACAACTTGTTTGAGATGGCCCAGATCCACTCCCTGTCCCTGGgggccatctgcagtgccatgGGCCTTGGCTTCCTGCTCTCGTTGCTCTTCTTCATCGAGCAGAACCTGGTGGCTGCCTTGGTGAACGCACCAGAGAACAGgtactggggctgggcagggcggggTGCGTGCCCAGCCCTCTCGGCCAGCCGGGCTCTGCCCATGGGTGCCCATCTGCTGCAGGCTGGTGAAAGGCACCGCCTACCACTGGGACCTCCTGCTGCTCGCCATCATCAACACCGGGCTGTCCCTGTTTGGGCTGCCCTGGCTCCACGCTGCCTACCCCCATTCCCCTCTGCACGTGCGGGCACTGGCCTTGGTGGAGGAGCGTGTGGAGAACGGGCACATTTACGAGACGTGAGTGTGGCGTGGCCCCTGGAGGCTCGTGGTGAGagccctggggagcctggggtggagggagcgGCAGGCCGTGAGAGGCCGAGGGAGGGATGTTCCGTTAGCGGCAAGGGCCCGGAGGTGGCACAGCCTTGAAAGCCCGGGTGACCGGAGTGGGGCCCTGCAGGATCGTGAACGTGAAGGAGACGCGGCTGACCTCGCTGGGCGCCAGCGTCCTGGTGGGCTtctcactgctgctgctgcccttccCGCTGCAGTGGATCCCCAAGCCCGTGCTCTACGGCCTCTTCCTCTACATCGCACTCACCTCCCTGGACGGCCACCAGCTCTTTGAACGGGTGGCCCTGCTGCTCAAGGAGCAGGTGCGTGCCTGCCCCGGGAGGGGAGGATGTGGGGCCGGCGGGGCAGCCGGGCCACAGCCGCCCACACGCGGACCCGCTGCCCGCAGACCTCCTACCCGCCCACGCACTACATCCGGAGGGTGCCCCAGAGGAAGATCCACTACTTCACGGGCCTGCAggtcctgcagctgctgctgctctgtgccTTCGGCATGAGCTCCCTGCCCTACATGAAGATGGTCTTTCCGCTCATCATGATTGCCATGATTCCCATCCGGTACGGGCAGAAGCAGGCAcgcgagggctgggctgggctgggcgcggCGCCTCTGCCCCAGTGCCCATCTTCTTGCTTCCCCCGTCCCCCTACAGCTACATCCTGCTACCCCGAATCATTGAAGCCAAATACCTGGACGCCATGGACGCCGAGCACAGGCCCTGACGGCAGACCCTAGCCACGGCCCCTCTGCCCGTGTGGGGAGGTGGGGCTGTCCCGTGGCTGCTCCGTGCTGCACCCTCTCACAGCTGTCTCCCAGACCTAGGGCAGCTGGCATGACGGGGGCTCTGGGGTGTGTCCACCCCCCTCCCCGTTAGCCCTTAGCTCTGGGTCAGGACCTTTGCTCAGGGCAGGAGCTGCCCAGGGTGAGACGAAGCAGGATGGATTTTCTTTTGATAAAAGAGTAGATGCCTGAAAGAGAAACCATTTCCTTGATTGTGTAAGGAACTTGCTGTACGCACACTAGAGAATAAAGTTCTGTTTCTATGCTTCCACAGGCTGCCCccatccctgctggccccttccacacacacacttggggaGGGCAGTCTCTGGGCAAGTGGAATGAAGGGGGCCATGTTTGTGCAGTGTCACCCGTGAGCGGTCACTTCTAGTGCCATGGTGGAGGCCGGCCCCACAGTGAAACGTGGATATCCAGGCCTTTGCTCTGCCATGTTGTCAGGAACCTGCAGGGAGCAGCATGTGCAGgggctgtggcctaggaggggcCCTCAGGGCAGACAGCGCTGGCAGTGGAGAGGAGACCAAACGGGTACATCATTGGGGTGGCAGTTCTGAGCCAGCTTGTCCTTTGTGTGGCTCCTGGATTTTATAcctaggtggcaggggcaggaCTGCACAGTGACGGCGACAGTGGGCATGGAGGGACAGGGGCTTGGCTGGTGGAGGGGAGATGGTGCCAGGTTTCTGGCTTGGTCACTTGGTGGTTGCCCAGGGTCCGTGTGTACCTGTCAGCACGGCAGTGACATGAGCCTTCCCAGTGCTGCTTGAGGCTGGCCGGCTGAAGTCAACAAAAGAGGAGGCTGCTGTTGGGGTACAGTGGGCTACGTTGCGGCTTGGGATACCCCGATCACATGGGAGTCCTTAGGATTGAGACCTGCCATTTGCTTTCCTGCGGATGTGCCCAGgaggtggcagaggatggccaggCACTTGAGTCCCTCCAGCCACATGGGACTTAGATGGGCTCCGGGCTctgggccttgcccagccctggctgtggagggcACTTGAGGGAACCAGTAGTCGGaaggtcactctgccttccaaatagatacataaaccttaaaaaagcgGGTGTGGGGGGGTGGTAGTAGCATGTGCCCAGGTCAGAAGGAGCTGAGCAGCAAACAAGGGGGCCCTGCCCCAAGCTcggtgccacccccaccccagcatgcCACGGGATTCTTTGGCGCCCCTCCCCAGTGGCCTGGGCATTCCCTGTAGGTGACGCTCCATCCGGAGTGACCCAGGTGGGCCTGCCAGACATCACCTGCCTGAGatcacccaggaaagcagcctaGCCGGGCCACAGGGAGTGCGGCAGTGGGGGAACGTTCTGACCACCCATGTGCACTGCCGCAGGCCAGAGACTGTTCTCAGAACTCTTAAGGCCAGGCTTGCAGCCATCTGAGCAAACTGAGGACTAAGGACCTAAGGGAACACTGTGTGAGCTGCCTCTGAGCAGAGGTGAGACTGGAAgtggcccctgccctgtgctctgcATGTCCTTGGGGTTGGGCATTCCTCCTGGCCAGAGAATGGTCCACTCAAAGCGGATGCCTGGGCCCCCTAAGTCCCTCTCAGAGATTGGCTTTTCTAGGGGCCCAGGAAGGGTTGGAGGCAGCTGAGCTATGTCTCGGTGAGGGCCTCCAGGCTGAACCAAGTCATGTCAACCCCCTTCGAGTCAAGGACTCCGTGCCCCTCCCCACAAGGAAGATGCACTTGGCACCATCACGAGCCAACCTTTGAGCTGCTCTACTGGACAGCAACATAAAGGGACAGCGCTGGGCCCGTCCACGCTGCCCACCTTCTCGGCCTGGCAAACACCGTGGCGGCCTGCTGGGTGGTGGCATCTCCTAATGGGTGGGCGGACAGCGTGGGTGTGCCATGGAAGAGGACATGTTCCTTCCTATGAGGAAGGAACACAAGCAGAAGTGCGGCTGCAGGCAAACATGGCCCTGGCCCGCCAGCCCCGCCCGCAAggctgcctgcacctgctggggactCGGGAGAcagccagcagcccagggcagggTTCACGCAGATACACCTGATTTATTTTGGAAACAAGTGCCTCCGGGAATCACCGTTGCATTTTCAAAATATCTAAGGCTGTTTGGTCTTCCCCACGCCTTCAGTCCTGCCATGGCCAGTTTCAACACCCAGTCGTCCTTCCAGGACCCCAGGCCTGGAGGCTGTAGGAGAGATCACTGCCTTGGGGGCAGCTTGCCCAGTTTCTTGAGCagaaccggctgctcctctgGACAGGGCGTGTGGTGAGGCCGCCCCAACACCCGCGGGAAGAGATAACAGCGAAGGAAAGCACTTTTCAAGGGGGTGCCTGCCTGGTGGCGGAGGTCTTGGGCTAGCTCTCCCCGGATCCATGGCCAGGGGCTCCTGCGGCCCCAGGAGGAGTCAGGCTGCCGAAGTAttcctgcagggccagcagggcccGGAAGCGGTGCGAGATGGTGTTCTTCTCAGCCTTGGGCATCTCCGCATACCTGGGGAGGACAGCGAGAGCTCTGATGGAGCCCGGCCGActgtgggcccagcccagcccacgctCCGAGCCCCCACCAGGcgcagcccccagctcctgggaggcagttaatctatcatctgtctatctgtccgtgtgtctgtcactcttcatttgaaaggcagagacagagaccttccattgattggttcatgcctcaaatgcctctaacagccaggagccaggaacttaacggaggtctcccacatgggtggcagggacccaactcccagggtgtgcgccagcaggaagcagagccagagctcGCACCAGGCTCTCAGGATGCTGGCGTCCAAGCAGCATCTCAGCCACTGTGCCAGGTGCCTGCCCCTGGGGACGGGGCTTTGACGGACTGATCAACACACCACCTTGGGagcagacactgtggcacagcgagtgaagccagccactctgcttctgacccagcttcctgctaatgagcccaggcagcagcagacggctcaagtacttgggtccctgacacccacacagacctgaatggagttcctgatgaCTGCTTCATGTGGCCCGCCCCTGGCTGTTGGAGggatttggggagcgaaccaggtgatggaagatctctctctctctttcaaataaaaacttaaaaaaaaaaaaaaaagacaccacttgggatgcctgcatcccacgtcagtgCCTAGGCGGGAGTCCTCACTGCAGTTTCGATCTcgcacaggaggcagcaggtgatcgctGAAGTGgccggatccctgccaccctgtgggccacctggatggagttcctggctcctggcttcaccctggcccagccctggctactgcatgcaggcatttggggcttgggccagtgggtgggagatctctgcctgcctgtttaaaaaaaaaaaaaaaaaaaaaaaaaaaccttgctctGGCATGTCCAAAAGTTGTCAAgggaggctggggacagggatGAGCTGTGTGTTTGATCAGCTTTGTCCTCTGTTGACAGGAAGCAGTGAGGTCTGACACAGCAAACACAGCAGCTCCTCCAATGCAGTGGGCGGGCTGAGAACAGAGCCGCTGGCAGGGGGCCCATCCTCTATGCCAGGACTCTGGCAAGGCAACAACCCACTCCCCTGTGACCTTCATCCTTATGTGTCCAGTCCAGCAGCCACTAGTCACATGTGACTATTCAGAGGAATGACAACTGAATTAGAGTAATTTCATTTGTCAGTCTCACCCCATTTCAGCTGTCCTACATGTGGCTGGTGGCTGGCCATGTGGACAGTGCAGACACAGAACATTTCTGTCACCAAACAGCTCCCTTGGGCAGCACAGCTTCAGTGTCCTTAGCTCTGCCAGGCCCCAGGCTACACCCCTCAGGCCTAGAAAGCCCAATTCCAATAACGGTCAGTGTATGGCCTTGATGGGGAGTTGGAGAATCTACAAAACTGTCAGGTTTGTAAATGACAGGTCAAGGCAAGGAGGGAAGCCACTGGTCACACAGCTGCTCCCAAGTGGACCAGAGCCCCAGAGCCCAGACTCAGCCCCGCCTGGCTGCCTCCTCTGCGGAGGCCTGGGCCACTCAGATTCCTGGTGTCCATCCCAGCACAGCTGCCTTCAGCCGGAACGGCATCCTCAGAGCCcgtgcccacccccacccacatgCCTGCACCAGGGCGGGGCACAGGCCCCGCCTTACACCCAGGGGAAGACATTGGGGTTCTTACGTCTGCTCATATCCATCAGGCTGGAAGCAGGGGTCCCAGCCAAAGTCCCGGGAGCCTCGGGGTACCACAATCCGGCCCTGCCAAAGAAGGGGGCAGGTGTGTCACTGGGCGTAGAGGACATGCACCAGCGGAGCAGCCGCCAGTGTGCACTGGGCTAGTGTGCAAATTTGCCTAAATCATATTTACTCACAACGCAGGTTCAAAGGATATGTAGTGCTTGTAAATGCTTGCTGACAACATAAAGTGCAGAGCAGGGCAGCACTCCACGCACACACAGGGTGGCCCTCGTACTCAGCTGGTCCACTAATCCTATGAGGGCCACCTCACATTTGACAACCTGTGACCTCACTGAAGGAAAATGAGTCAACTTTGGGAAACTGACAGAAGGCAATTTCTGGGGCTGCTGTCTGGCCCACTGGTGAACACAGCTGTTATGTTGTgctaccagagtacctgggttcgagtcctggctctgctctagatcccagtttcctgctaaccctgggaggcagcaggtgatggctcaagtacttgggcccctctgaCCCATCAGGGCAACCTGTtcccagccccagatattgtgggcatttggggagtgaaccagtagatgggagttcagTCTGTGTCTAAATGATGaaagaggggctggccctgtggcgtagcgggtaaagccaccgcctgcagtgccagcatcctatttgggcgctggttccagtcccagctgccccactcctgatccagctgggaaagcagtggaggatggcccaagtgcttgggcccctgcacctgtgtggaagactcagaagctcctggctcctggcttcagattggcccagctccagccgttgcggccaactggggagtgaatcagtggacagaagaatctctctctctctctctgtaactatacctttcaaataaatacataatctttaaaaaaaaattttttttttctcctgggaAGGGTCTTTTGCAGACactccctctgcctgctgctgatACAGCATTTCTCAAACCCAAGAGGAGCTCCAACAATGAATGGAACACGGTATCCTAAAAATAAGTGCACAGCAGCGCCCAGCTCACAAGAGCTCAGCACAtggaggggcgggggtggggccaggcacaGTGACACAGTGTTGGGCcacttgcatctcatatgggagtgcctggttcagtctcgcctctggttccaatccagcttattgctaatgtgcaccaacagataatggctcaaatagttgagtccccGTCGCCCATGTttgagacatggatggagttcctggctcctggctttggcctggcccagccctgcctgttgcagccatctggggagtgaagccagcagatggaagatctctttctctttcaaataaataaaaacaaatacatgtcTAAAAAAACTAAACACTGGCTGCCATAGGCAAATCCCACGAGAGAACCAATACAGTGAAATGTCATGTTGTCatcaaagtaaaaaaacaaaacctagccTAAAACATACAAGGTGACAGACAATGGGGATTATCCTCATAAGGTCAAGTGATGCAGCTCAAAGGTGATCTCTGCTTCTTCCAGTGGGGAGGCTGTGTGCCCGAGGCCAGTTACTGACCCTCTCTGAACCTCACCCCCTTGAGCAGCTTCAGAAGGCCAGGCAGTATTCTCAGCACCAGGGGCACAGCCGGCCTAGCCCTGCCTTCCGACCATGGATTGCTTAAGCAAAACAGGCATCACCCCAGTAAGCAAACTGATGATCGCTGCATGCAAAGTGCCTTAAAGGGAACAGGGTGTTGAGCTCCGGAAGGGCAGATGGAGTGACTGGGATGGGAAGCGCGGGGAAGGCCATTGTGAGGACGGGATGCTTTGGCCACATAAGGGCTAGAGCAAGGTGGCTGCAGGCGCGGACCAGGCGAGGTGAAGGTCCTGGCGCATCTGATCTGCTGGAAGCAGTGTAGCTGACGTGCCGGTATGGACGAGGTCATCCAGtgcggcagagtggacagggagtgGACAGGTGAGAGCAAAACGAGATGAAGAAACAGGGCTGGCAAGGAACCAGGTCCATGAAGCAGAGCAATGACGGGGAACGGAAAGGACCGCGGTGACCGTGTCAACAGGGCAGCTGTGCTTGGGCAACCACAGGAAGGGGTGGTTACACGTCTGAGCTTTCGAGAGAAGTGGACATTTCTGTAAACAGAACACAACTGATTTGTGACCATTTAAccagggggctggcacagtagcacagtaggttaagcttccgcctgaggcgccagcatcccatatgggcgctggttcaagtcccggctgctccacttccaacccagctctctgctatggcctgggaaagcagcagcagatggcccaagtccttgggccccaacacctgtgtgggagacctggaagaagctgcgggctcctggcttcagatcagcgcagctccggccattgtggccaactggggagtgacccagcgaatggaagacctctctctgtctctctctgcctctccttctctctctgtgtaattctgactttcaaataaataaataaatcttaaacaaacaaaaaagcaacttTGACTAGGCAATATGATCCACCAGTTGCACTTGTGGGTTTTTATCCCAAAGAACTGGAAACAGGATTGTGAAAATttctctgcactcccatgttcactacaacattactcacaatagccaagaggtACCTATGTGTCTACAAATGGAAaagggataaagaaaatacaatcTAGGCACACAGTAGAATATTATTCCACCTTAAGACTGTAGGAAATTGGAGcccgcactgtggcgtagcaccCTAAGCACCCtaagctgcctgtgataccagcattccatatgggtgccagctggtgtcctggctgctccctgctgatggcctgggaaaagcagcagaagatggcaccaaTGTTTGGGCCTTgtcacccgagtgggagacccggatgaagctcctggctcttggcttcagcctggcccagtgttggctgttgcagagttgggcagtgaaccagagatagaatatctctctctctctctctgtctctccttccctctctctgtaactctgactttcaaagaaagaaagattaaaaaaaaaaaaaagattgtaggaAATACTGCCGTATGCGGTGACATGGATGGACGCTGGCGGTGACATGGATGGACGCTGAGGCCACTATGCTAAGTGACCCATGCCGGTCACAACAGGGCAGCAGTCTATGACTGTACTTCTATGAGGACTGTAAAGTGGTCACTCAGAAATAAGGAGAATGAGGGCTGCCGGGGGCTGCCAAGTGCGACAGGGCAAGTTGCTCAGTGAGTTTCAGATGGGCAGGAGGAAAAGCCCTGGAGACCCGGGGCACGGCACGTGGACGTGCTGGCTGCCGCTGCACCGCACGCTCAGACACAGCGCAGTGCCACGTTCCCACCCCCGCCGTCACCACCACCTTCAACACACGTGGAAGCAGCAAGGTAGAAGGAGTCCGAGTGGGCAGCCCCGCAGAGCCTCTGGCTTTTACCCCGCGCACAGGGGGACATTCTTCCTGCCGCAGGAAGAATGGATGGGGCCGGGGGAGCTGGTTGGCCCGAGTCTTCCAGACCCTGAGAGAAGCAGCTGCACCCCAGGGTCTGACAGGCGGGCATGGGGGCTGAACAGCAGCCGGAGGAGGAATGAGTCCGAGTGAGAATTAAGATTCTACATGCACATAAGGTCAGGAAGGATGTAGACAGTCAAAGGCGGCTGCAGCCTTGGCAGCTTGGAGAAGCCCGGGCTGAGGGGGTTGGGGGTTGGCACCTTCAGTGTGTACTTGGCCTCTAGGCACAGCGCGAGATCTGGGTCTGTCAGGCAGACCTGGCCTCAGGAGCCCACGGGTCAGGGACGCTTCAGGACTGGCATCACCCCTCCCTGCAGTGCCCTGGGAGCCTCTCAGCAAGACCCCGGGGGCAGTCGACTCTGCTGGAGCGCCCTCTGGTGGCAAGTGCGGGAACAACAACAGGTGGGGGGGTACGCACCGAGGTCCGGCCCCGGAACAGGCGCACGGGCTCGCTGGGGTCCCCGGTGCTGAAGGCGAATGTGCAGAGCGCATAGGCTGACTTGTCCTCAAAGCCGGCCAGGAGCTGGTGGAGACCTGCGGGCGGGTGCGGTGATGGCTCAGTGCACCTGTCCTGCCCACTTCCTACACTGTCCCTGGAAGCCCCCcaagggtggggaggaaggagccCCCAAACTGGATGGGTGAGGGCGCTGGGTTCGAAGCTGA is a window encoding:
- the SLC4A11 gene encoding solute carrier family 4 member 11, producing MAAAARRVFHLQPCGNSSPAMSQNGHVEDSAGSLGYIKCDVDDPAEAEAEAHEESLGDEAFDTVNSSIVSGESIRFFVNVNLQVQPSKSADSEVASGGCVLLHTSRKYLKLKNFEEEIRAHRDLDGFLAQASIVLNETATSLDDVLRTMLSRFAQDPDNTEPDCNLDLLMAKLFTDAGTPMESKVHLLSDTIQGVTATVTGVQYQQSWLCVICTMKALQKRHVCISRLVRPQNWGENSCEVRFVILVLAPPKMKSTKTAMEVARTFATMFSDITFRQKLLRTRTEEEFKEALVHQRQLLTVVTPKTKEHSMVSLQLHKHPKPPKCKDFVPFGRGIWEDMERRFPVYPLDFTDGIIGKNKAVGKYITTTLFLYFACLLPTIAFGSLNDENTNGAIDVQKTIAGQSIGGLLYALFSGQPLVILLTTAPLAIYTQVIRVICDDYNLDFNSFYAWTGLWNSFFLALYAFFNLSLVMSLFKRSTEEVIALFISSTFVLDAVKGMVKIFWKYYYGHSHHTKRTSPLGSLLGTGTALNGSLHAALNSSLLASPTELAAGGSPGAQHSGQATAVLSLLIMLGTLWLGYTLYQFKKSPYLHPYVREILSDCALPIAVLTFSLISSYGFQEIEMSKFRYNPSDNLFEMAQIHSLSLGAICSAMGLGFLLSLLFFIEQNLVAALVNAPENRLVKGTAYHWDLLLLAIINTGLSLFGLPWLHAAYPHSPLHVRALALVEERVENGHIYETIVNVKETRLTSLGASVLVGFSLLLLPFPLQWIPKPVLYGLFLYIALTSLDGHQLFERVALLLKEQTSYPPTHYIRRVPQRKIHYFTGLQVLQLLLLCAFGMSSLPYMKMVFPLIMIAMIPIRYILLPRIIEAKYLDAMDAEHRP
- the ITPA gene encoding inosine triphosphate pyrophosphatase; amino-acid sequence: MAASFAGKKIVFVTGNAKKLEEVIQILGDKFPCTLEAQKIDLPEYQGEPDEISIQKCQEAARQVQGPVLVEDTCLCFNALGGLPGPYIKWFLEKLKPEGLHQLLAGFEDKSAYALCTFAFSTGDPSEPVRLFRGRTSGRIVVPRGSRDFGWDPCFQPDGYEQTYAEMPKAEKNTISHRFRALLALQEYFGSLTPPGAAGAPGHGSGES